In Rutidosis leptorrhynchoides isolate AG116_Rl617_1_P2 chromosome 2, CSIRO_AGI_Rlap_v1, whole genome shotgun sequence, one genomic interval encodes:
- the LOC139888208 gene encoding uncharacterized mitochondrial protein AtMg00810-like, with protein sequence MYQPYGFQNSTKPEHVCLLTKSLYGFKQAPRAWYQRFATFASSIGFKHNSSDHSLFVYTNGNDTAYLLLYVDNIILLTSSSNLCTTLMSSFAQEFAMKDLGSLHYFFGIAVTRNEHGLFLSKEKYAEDIISRTSMTSCKMIKTSVDTNGKMSSTNGPSYSDTTEFRSLAGALQYLTFTRPDISYAVQQICLHMHDPKECHMHALRRIIRYIRGTISHGLLIIKSCISSLVSYTDADWGGCPDTRCSTSGYCVFFRGNLVSWSAKRQPIVSSSSAEAEYRGVETLYPNLVGFEIFYWNFIIPFQKPILFFVTMLVQSFFLEIQCNISAPNTSKWIYILFVKKLQEGKYAFFMSRHAFNSMISLQRACLVYYLKNSGTV encoded by the coding sequence ATGTACCAACCATATGGTTTTCAAAATTCTACAAAGCCGGAGCACGTTTGTTTACTAACGAAATCTTTATATGGGTTTAAACAAGCGCCTCGTGCATGGTACCAACGTTTTGCCACTTTTGCTTCATCCATTGGTTTCAAACACAACAGTTCGGATCATTCACTTTTTGTCTACACTAATGGAAACGATACTGCCTACTTATTACTATATGTTGACAACATCATACTCCTGACATCCTCCAGCAACTTATGTACCACTCTTATGTCATCATTTGCTCAAGAATTTGCCATGAAAGACTTAGGGTCTCTACACTACTTTTTCGGGATCGCTGTTACCCGAAATGAACATGGGCTATTTCTAAGTAAGGAGAAATATGCTGAAGACATAATCAGTCGTACCAGTATGACAAGTTGCAAAATGATTAAAACATCAGTCGATACAAATGGTAAAATGAGTTCTACAAATGGTCCCTCCTATTCAGACACAACCGAATTCCGAAGCTTAGCTGGTGCACTACAATATTTAACCTTCACCAGACCCGACATCTCTTATGCAGTTCAGCAGATCTGTCTTCACATGCATGATCCGAAGGAATGCCATATGCACGCATTACGTCGCATCATTCGGTATATTCGTGGTACTATCTCTCATGGATTACTAATCATAAAGAGTTGTATATCCTCCTTAGTTTCTTACACAGATGCTGATTGGGGTGGGTGTCCGGATACACGATGCTCAACGTCAGGATATTGCGTTTTCTTTAGAGGAAATTTAGTTTCATGGTCTGCCAAACGCCAACCTATTGTTTCCAGTTCGAGTGCCGAGGCTGAATATCGGGGAGTCGAAACGTTGTATCCGAACCTTGTTGGCTTCGAAATCTTCTATTGGAATTTCATTATCCCGTTTCAAAAGCCAATATTGTTTTTTGTGACAATGTTAGTGCAATCTTTCTTTCTGGAAATCCAGTGCAACATCAGTGCACCAAACACATCGAAATGGATATACATTTTGTTCGTGAAAAAGTTGCAAGAGGGCAAGTACGCATTCTTCATGTCCCGACACGCTTTCAACTCGATGATATCTTTACAAAGGGCTTGCCTAGTGTACTATTTGAAGAATTCGGGAACAGTTTAA